One window from the genome of Vidua chalybeata isolate OUT-0048 chromosome 3, bVidCha1 merged haplotype, whole genome shotgun sequence encodes:
- the VGLL2 gene encoding transcription cofactor vestigial-like protein 2 isoform X2, with product MSCLDVMYQVYGPSQPYFAAAYSPYHQKLAFYSKMQEAPESSSSASAGSSFSSHAAASIKEEDCSPEKERPPEAEYISSRCVLFTYFQGDISAVVDEHFSRALSQPSSFSLGSAKAARNAGSWRARRYSFCGGSLLS from the exons ATGAGCTGTTTGGATGTTATGTACCAAGTCTACGGTCCTTCCCAGCCCTACTTCGCAGCAGCCTACAGCCCCTACCACCAG aaaCTGGCCTTTTACTCCAAAATGCAGGAAGCTccggagagcagcagcagcgccagcgccggcagctccttctccagccaCGCCGCGGCCAGCATCAAGGAGGAAGACTGCAGCCCCGAGAAGGAGCGACCCCCCGAGGCCGAGTATATCAGCTCCCGCTGTGTCCTCTTCACCTACTTCCAGGGGGACATCAGCGCCGTGGTGGATGAGCACTTCAGCCGGGCgctcagccagcccagcagcttctccctcGGCAGTGCGAAGGCGGCGCGGAACGCGGGCTCCTGGCGGG CTCGCCGTTACTCCTTCTGTGGAGGATCCCTTCTGAGCTGA
- the VGLL2 gene encoding transcription cofactor vestigial-like protein 2 isoform X1 — translation MSCLDVMYQVYGPSQPYFAAAYSPYHQKLAFYSKMQEAPESSSSASAGSSFSSHAAASIKEEDCSPEKERPPEAEYISSRCVLFTYFQGDISAVVDEHFSRALSQPSSFSLGSAKAARNAGSWRDGSFPMSQRIFPPSFWNSTYQPSSVPASLSSPLAAAAHSELPFTAATDPYAPTSLHGHLHQGGPEPWHHAHHHHHHHHHHHPYIGTQSTAYPRPTAMHEVYGPHFDPRYGSLLVPTASVRPHRLTPASVSTPVSPPCELGKTEAGAAAAWTTPGPFPNATGDMAQSIGLNVDTARRYSFCGGSLLS, via the exons ATGAGCTGTTTGGATGTTATGTACCAAGTCTACGGTCCTTCCCAGCCCTACTTCGCAGCAGCCTACAGCCCCTACCACCAG aaaCTGGCCTTTTACTCCAAAATGCAGGAAGCTccggagagcagcagcagcgccagcgccggcagctccttctccagccaCGCCGCGGCCAGCATCAAGGAGGAAGACTGCAGCCCCGAGAAGGAGCGACCCCCCGAGGCCGAGTATATCAGCTCCCGCTGTGTCCTCTTCACCTACTTCCAGGGGGACATCAGCGCCGTGGTGGATGAGCACTTCAGCCGGGCgctcagccagcccagcagcttctccctcGGCAGTGCGAAGGCGGCGCGGAACGCGGGCTCCTGGCGGG ATGGCTCCTTCCCAATGAGCCAGCGCATCTTCCCGCCGTCCTTCTGGAACAGCACGTACCAGCCCTCCTCGGTCCCAGCCAGCCTGAGCAGCCCCCTGGCAGCTGCCGCCCACAGCGAGCTGCCCTTCACCGCTGCCACCGACCCCTACGCGCCCACCTCTCTGCACGGCCACCTGCACCAGGGCGGCCCCGAGCCCTGGCACCAcgcccaccaccaccaccaccaccaccaccaccaccacccctaCATTGGGACACAGAGCACTGCCTACCCCCGCCCCACCGCCATGCACGAGGTCTATGGGCCCCACTTCGACCCCCGCTACGGCTCGCTCCTGGTGCCCACCGCCTCCGTCCGCCCCCACCGCCTCACCCCTGCCTCCGTATCCACACCAGTCAGCCCCCCCTGTGAACTGGGCAAGACCGAAGCGGGTGCTGCTGCGGCCTGGACGACACCGGGCCCCTTTCCCAATGCAACGGGAGACATGGCACAGAGCATTGGCCTCAATGTGGACACAG CTCGCCGTTACTCCTTCTGTGGAGGATCCCTTCTGAGCTGA